The sequence tttttcttttgattgtcaTTCTTTGAATCAGTAGTCTCGTCAAGTTAGGCTCTGTTATCGAATATGGTAACATGGATATTCTTATTGACGACAGTCCCAGTTAGCAAATGCCATTAAGAGAGAGGATTATGAAGATGCTGCTAGGCTTAAGGTTGCAATTGCCGCTGCTGCTACAAATGACACTGTTGGGAGAGTGATATCCCATCTGAAGGTAGGATTTCTCTGTTTTTTCCTCCACAGTTTACATCACCATTACGTACTTGTATCTTTATTCACATTTAATCTTTTGTTAACTGGTGTACTCATATAATTTTTATTCTAAGTGCAGAAGTGTGTAGAGGAAGAACGCTACAGGGATGCATCTGTTTTACGTGATTATGCTGGTACCGGATTGGTGAGTGGCCAATATTGTATGAAGCCTTGTAGCTTTATTTTATGTGTCTCATGTAATTTAATAATCTTTTTAAGGCTGTACTTGGTATGGAAGATGTATAATGCTTTTAGGCTTCTAACAATGAAGCTGTGTGTGTTTGAATGAAATAGATTTTACTGCCACCTGATATTATCAGTGACAATAACAATCGTAAATTTATCTATGATGCTGCTTGTAGTTTGTTAGTTATGCCATTCAATTGCGATGACGAGGCGTATTCAGTATTCTATCCACATTTCTTACCAAATGTGTGCGAAAATGAGCAAATAAAGATTAAAAGGACGCAGGCTCTCTGCATGCTTGGTTCTTCTTTTATAATGTTTGGGGCTGCAGCTTCTGTTGCGTGTCAGATGTGAGAACACAGACTCTCTGCATGCTCGGGTCATATTTTATAATGTTTGGTGCTGCAGCTTTTGTTGTGTCAGATGTTCAATTAGTTTCTGAATTCTTTTGTCTGAATCTGACATACAGGTGGGATGGTGGGCTGGAATTTCAGAAGATTCTAGTGATCCTTATGGCCGTATCATTCATATACAAGCAGAGTATGGAAGATATATTGCCAGAAGTTACAGTCCTCGGTAAAATTACTTGCCCTGTTCAGAATTTTAATTATGATGAAATCTTTTCAGCTAAAGGCCTTCGTGCTAGACCTTCGTAAATTTTACATTGACACATTAATTTGGGTTAACTCTGCTGAAGCAAAATTTCTCTCACTCAGGTGTTTATTTTTCCAGAAAGTGCTCTTGTTATTCATGATTTGTCAAGAAACAATACTTGCGTAGATAGCCTAATATTCTACGTTCAGTGGAAATGGGATAATATCTGCCATTTTAAGCTTCACTGGTATGATTTAGATTAAAATGCGCCGGTAACTGCTTTGACGTTATTCTGTTTCTCGGCAGTCAGCTTGCTACAGCATTGGATGGCTCCCCACTGTTCGAGGTTTATCTCACAAACACTGCGGAAGGCCACTATAAGCAGCAGGTACTTTTTCTTTAGTAAGCTTCTTTATTGATTCTAGAGTTATTTAGTATCTGTATGGCTAGCCTTCTATTCATTTGCAGCTGATGATTTCGGTGAGTGTTATGCAATCATGTGAGAGAAATTCTCTCTCCAATTCATTTTTCGTTCtggtgtgtttttttttaaaaaaaattctttaatcCGGTGATTATACTTTCTCTAGTGAATGCGTCTTCATTGTCTGGATTGTCTCATCTTCAGGTGATAAATAAAATCTGGTGCTAGGAGGAATAAATAATATGCTGTGCCTGTTTTGATCAGTAAGCATGTTAATACACAGGATAGTTTTCTGCTTTATTGGTCAAAATACAActgtattttaaaaattatcacaATGTTTTTATTAAGACGAAATAATTATTCATCCCCTAAAATATGATACAGTATCATTTTTTCCCCAAATCAATTTTTTCCCTCCTTTGGCACATCTTCCAACATAATAATTCCTGTtatctaatattttaaaatcaattttatGAAATGTTCTATTGTTACATTACATCAGAATCCAAAATatactattttaaaatttaatattactgTTATTAAAAACCATTTCTGACATCATTTGATACCTTGGTAACAAATATACTTCCACAAAGCAAAAGCAAACATACTTTTTATTTCTCCAAAACATCTcctaaaatagaaaatatttcttTGTCTATTTATTTGTATGAAATCAATAGCTGAGGCGGTATTGTCTTCTAGGTGTCTTTCGCACATGTATGTGCACTCATCAACTTACAAAAATACTTGTAtgcataaatattaaaaaacatGGTTGTGGTCTTTCCTGAAAATTATCAATGCACTAGTATTTTTCATCGGAATGAATAATTCAATGATAAATTGGTTTTTAGGCTGTTTACTTGAAGAGGAAGGGATCTCCTCAAGATCtttttgcccaatctttcaacACATCAGGAAATACAAAGAACCTTGGCTCTCGCGATGCGGGAGAAAACAAACGTGAGCTGTTTGAAAGAAGTCCTGACAATTCTGAGGATGGTGATGATATGGATGATGATTCTGATTTTGACAATGTCTTGCGAGACATGATTCCTGGTGTGAAAGTCAAGGTTGTGAAAGTAACAGCAGAAAAGGTTGACAAGGATATGATATCTAAGGTGATTGAACAGATAATGGAtgaagaggaagaggaagagaAGGACTATGACTTGGAGAATGTTGATGCTAATGATGAAATCAAAAGTGACAATGACGATGAGCAGAGTGACATCGAACTGGATAGTGGTGGTGAAGTGAGTGAGGATGAAGAGCGGAATCAAATTGCAGTTGAGGTAGTTGTTGGTGCTGGTCTCATCCCTAAAATTTCTCGTGGAACTCACATCAAAGACCTGCTCCGAGTACCAGCAAGGCTGGAGAAACAGGGTCGGTGGTCATTTACCTTTACAGTAGAAGAAGAGGCCAAAGAACACATTTCTAGTGGACAGTCTCCACAAATGAACAGAGCTAAGGTTCATGGTCAACGCAGCATTGACCATGTTATGCTTGATCTTGTGAAGTCTATTGGGAAAGGGAAAATTCCGTTGAAGGTTGGTTCCAATTGTTATCGTACATCAATCCATTTACATGTGATATGTATTTCCCTTTTGGATCGTAATTTCAATCTCAACTACACAGGTCCTGAAAGATGTCGGTGAATTAATAAATCTCACTCTCAGTCAGGCCCGAAATCATCAGCCTCTCTCTGGGTCAACTGCATTTAACCGTATTGATATATCGTCTTCGGATCCATTAAATGGTGATCAGTTTAATTTTTCAGCTGAGAATACTTAAAAGGGAAACGTTGCATAAAATTGTTTCTTAATGTTATATACATCTTACTATTATATTATGGACACATGCTAAATCATCAGGACTATACATTGGTGCCCATGGGCTTTACACTTCAGAAGTCATTCATATGAAGCGAAGATTTGGTCAGTGGAAAGAGGACGGTAGCTCAAAGAAACcatcaaatattgaattttatGAGTACGTAGAAGCAGTGAAAATAACAGGAGATCCTTATGTTCCAGCTGGCCAGGTGATTCACTCATTCgaattatttatcatattattctTCATTAACTGTCCCATGGATGTTTAAAATATTGATGGTCATGGAGTCGGGAGTCAAAGAAAGATGGTGGTTTCACTTATCCTAGTATATGAATTCTACATAATATCTGGGGGATGTTAGGCATTGTCGAAATGTTTTAAACGTGAATCAGCTATATCAACAGTCATTGCATTCAAGTCTTTGAACTGTCTTGTTCATCTTGATGGCTCACTGATTCAGCCTCATTATCTCATTCATCTTCAGATTGTAAAACAAGGGTTGGGACATTCTCTATCTTAAAACAAATACGAATGTCTTTTCCTCTTTGTTCTTTTATCCAAAAGGCAAATTATCTATTTGTATTCAGGTAGCATTCCGCGCAAAAGTTGGGAAAAGATATCAGCTTCCACATAAAGGGATAATCCCTGAAGAATTTGGGGTGGTATGTCATTGAGCATGACATTCAATCATTTATCTACCATTTTCTTTTACTTCAGCCTGGCATAATTTGCACCACAATGCAG comes from Henckelia pumila isolate YLH828 chromosome 4, ASM3356847v2, whole genome shotgun sequence and encodes:
- the LOC140863025 gene encoding protein EXECUTER 1, chloroplastic; protein product: MASICPPTLPSSRHKPSFSDSRFAPPIFRRPSSIALPRFPDSTLSCRCNNVSDGGNSDSGPESSPWWDFGMQETIRNAIKQVGGYFDSYRDRKVEADVAVVEEGEEEEWNWERWRKHFAEVDEQERMVSVLKSQLANAIKREDYEDAARLKVAIAAAATNDTVGRVISHLKKCVEEERYRDASVLRDYAGTGLVGWWAGISEDSSDPYGRIIHIQAEYGRYIARSYSPRQLATALDGSPLFEVYLTNTAEGHYKQQAVYLKRKGSPQDLFAQSFNTSGNTKNLGSRDAGENKRELFERSPDNSEDGDDMDDDSDFDNVLRDMIPGVKVKVVKVTAEKVDKDMISKVIEQIMDEEEEEEKDYDLENVDANDEIKSDNDDEQSDIELDSGGEVSEDEERNQIAVEVVVGAGLIPKISRGTHIKDLLRVPARLEKQGRWSFTFTVEEEAKEHISSGQSPQMNRAKVHGQRSIDHVMLDLVKSIGKGKIPLKVLKDVGELINLTLSQARNHQPLSGSTAFNRIDISSSDPLNGLYIGAHGLYTSEVIHMKRRFGQWKEDGSSKKPSNIEFYEYVEAVKITGDPYVPAGQVAFRAKVGKRYQLPHKGIIPEEFGVIARYKGQGRLAEPGFKNPRWVDGELVILDGKHIKGGPVVGFVYWAPEYHFLVFFNRLRLQD